Part of the bacterium genome, AAGAGGCAGCTTGTGCCTTGCATAGTGGATTTGGTTTGGATTAAGAAAATGCAAATTGTAAATTTTAAATTGAAAGAGGAAAGGATTTTAAAATTTAAAATTGAGCGGAGCGAGCAATGGGATTTATAGGTTCTTTGGTTATTCATAGCGCCTTTATCTTCCTTTCATCCTTTATTATCCTGAATAGGGAGATAAAAGAGGAGAGGATAATAGAGGTATCCCTTGTTAATATTCCAGAAGCACCGAGAAAAGAAATCTTGTTCATTCAAAGAAAGGTAAAGACAAAAGGCCCTGTTATACCATCAGCAAAGAGCGAAGCCCTTCCTTCACGATTTAAGCCTAAAAGAATAATACCAGAGGAAATGCCAAGTAAAAAGGGGAAGGTAGAAGAAGTTTTACCCTGGAAACCTGTTAGACCAAATCTTGATATTTCCAATACCTATGGAGAGATACTTACAGGAACAGGAACAAAAGAGGTTGTTAGTGGTGGAGAAAAAAAGGGAGAAGGAGGAGAAGGTGGAAAGGGAGAAGGAAAGGGGGGACCATATACACTAGAGATTACAGGAGAGGTAGCAAGAAGGGCAATTTTTTATCAAGAGGGGTTTAAGATTCCAGAATGGTTTGAAAAAAAGGGCGTATCACTTGAGGGAAGTTTTAAATTTTGGGTATTGGCAGATGGAAGTGTTGATAGGGCTACAATCCTCTATTCATTCGGATATAGAGAGCTTGATAGCCTTGCTATAAATTCTATATTAAGATGGAGGTTTGCTTCCCTAAAGGAGGGTAGATATGAGGAATGGGGAATTGCAAGGATAAAGATTAGGTTGAAATAATGGAAAAGATTGGTGATTTGTTGGTTAAAACTGGGATGATCTCACAGGATCAGCTTACACGGGCATTAAGGGAACAGGCAAAAAATCCAGGTGAGCGACTTGGTCATACCCTTGTCAGGCTTGGTTATATTGGAAGAAGGGAGATGATTATGTTTCTGGAGGAACAAAGGGTAAAAAAGCAAAAAAAGGAATCCTGGATAAAAAAGCTCTTTGGAAGTAAGTGAGAACCAAGAAGTCAAAAAACAGATTATCAGAGAACAGGTAAGTCTGAATTGTCTGATAAACACATACAATGCGAGAAAAAATAAGGTTAGGAGACCTTCTTTTAAGGGAGGGTTTAATAGATGAAGAAAAGCTCAATAGGGCATTGGCTGTTCAAAAAGAGAGGAAAGAGAGGGTTGGAAGGATTTTGGTAGAGCTTAAATTTATCTCTGAGGAGAAGATATGTGAGGTTTTATCAACCCAGATGAATATCCCAAAGGTCAATCTTTCTAATAGGGAATTCTCTTTTTTTGATAAGAGGCTGGATCCTTTAATTAAAAAAAAGGGTGTTCTTCCCCTTGTAAAAAGCAATAACACAATTGTCCTTGCTATGTCAGATCCCCTTGATGTTATTACAATAGACGATGTCAGAAGGATAACAGGATGTGAAATAAAACCTGTAATAACAACAGAGAGCCAAATGACAGAGGCTATAAAGAGATATGATGAAGCCTTGATGGCTTTTGAGATAAAGGAAAGGGATAGCAGGCTTTCACAATTTGTAGATGCGATAAGAAAAAATCAACCTAAGCCATTTCAGGTAGACACATCTGTCTTCCTTGAGGCAACAAAGAGTGTATTTACAGGAAAGACAAGGGATACAGAGGTAGAGGATACATTGGGAGATGTACTTGTTAGAAAAGGAATAATCACCCAATCCCAACTTGATATGGCAAAATCCCAAAGAAGGGAGGAAAGGCTTGGTGATGTTTTAGTAAGGCTAAAATTTACAAATAGGGGAAGGGTTTTAACAGAGCTTACCCAGATTTTGTTTAAAATATGATAAATAAAGAAAAAGGTATGTGTTTAGCTAGGTGAGAATAAAATGGAAAATAGGCACTTAAGGCACAGAGGCACAAAGTAAAGACATATAGAGACCTTATTGTATGGCAAAAATCTTATAGAAAGAATGCTTACTAGCCTGTGTAAAAAGATAGATGATAGATAACTCTGT contains:
- a CDS encoding energy transducer TonB; protein product: MGFIGSLVIHSAFIFLSSFIILNREIKEERIIEVSLVNIPEAPRKEILFIQRKVKTKGPVIPSAKSEALPSRFKPKRIIPEEMPSKKGKVEEVLPWKPVRPNLDISNTYGEILTGTGTKEVVSGGEKKGEGGEGGKGEGKGGPYTLEITGEVARRAIFYQEGFKIPEWFEKKGVSLEGSFKFWVLADGSVDRATILYSFGYRELDSLAINSILRWRFASLKEGRYEEWGIARIKIRLK